A window of Auraticoccus monumenti contains these coding sequences:
- a CDS encoding GAF domain-containing sensor histidine kinase, whose translation MASAAGPSTAPTAAPVDGIAPDRLAQLLEAQRALVEDLSLTDVLVRVVRVARQVSGARYAALGVIDEHGRLEQFVHDGMDEATVAAIGPLPRGRGLLGALVDHPQVIRLGRLSEDHRSAGFPPGHPPMSTFLGVPVRHHDEVLGNLYLTERRGGGPFTLADEQVVEALAITAGSAVANARVYQQAVQRQSWMRASAEISREIVAMGDEGEVLQQVADVVRHLAEADVVSVVRPSPPDHLCVQVASGLRQDELLGHRYPRAGSLAQQAMDTGQGLVVHRIGPEASDQEPWVHLTAVLPVVTAMVFPLRSEHQAQGAIVVGRLEGRPAFSRDSLQMAETFANQAALALEVAAARQSRERLHVLDERDRIARDLHDHVIQRVFAAGLTLQSLAAQETDPVLRPRLGELVEQMDDIIGQIRDTIFDLHEPEDRTSIRERLTAAAAEASQGAALRLSTGFKGPLAAADEHLGDLTAVVREGISNTVKHASASRVALEVSADERSLQVKIVDDGVGWEQAGPHSGLENLRWRAERLGGQLVLRDNPDGGATLVWRIPLQEAS comes from the coding sequence ATGGCATCGGCTGCAGGACCATCGACGGCGCCGACCGCCGCCCCGGTCGACGGGATCGCTCCGGACCGCCTGGCTCAGCTGCTGGAGGCGCAGCGGGCCCTGGTCGAGGACCTCTCCCTCACCGACGTCCTGGTGCGGGTGGTGCGGGTGGCCCGCCAGGTCTCCGGGGCCCGTTACGCGGCGCTGGGCGTCATCGACGAGCACGGACGGCTCGAGCAGTTCGTGCACGACGGCATGGACGAGGCCACGGTCGCCGCGATCGGCCCGTTGCCGCGGGGCCGGGGGCTGCTCGGCGCGCTGGTCGACCACCCGCAGGTCATCCGGCTGGGACGGCTGTCCGAGGACCACCGCTCGGCCGGCTTCCCGCCCGGCCACCCCCCGATGAGCACCTTCCTGGGGGTGCCCGTGCGCCACCACGACGAGGTGCTGGGCAACCTCTACCTCACCGAGCGCCGCGGTGGCGGCCCGTTCACCCTCGCCGACGAGCAGGTCGTCGAGGCCCTGGCCATCACCGCCGGCAGCGCGGTGGCCAACGCCCGGGTCTACCAGCAGGCGGTGCAGCGCCAGTCCTGGATGCGCGCCTCGGCCGAGATCAGCCGCGAGATCGTCGCGATGGGCGACGAGGGCGAGGTGCTGCAGCAGGTCGCGGACGTGGTGCGCCACCTCGCCGAGGCCGACGTCGTCAGCGTCGTGCGACCCTCACCACCGGACCACCTCTGCGTGCAGGTGGCCAGCGGGCTGCGCCAGGACGAGCTGCTCGGCCACCGCTACCCGCGGGCGGGGTCCCTGGCCCAGCAGGCCATGGACACCGGTCAGGGGCTCGTCGTCCACCGGATCGGCCCCGAGGCCTCCGACCAGGAGCCCTGGGTCCACCTCACCGCGGTGCTGCCCGTCGTGACCGCGATGGTCTTCCCCCTCCGGAGTGAGCACCAGGCGCAGGGAGCGATCGTCGTGGGCCGGCTGGAGGGACGACCGGCGTTCTCCCGGGACAGCCTGCAGATGGCGGAGACGTTCGCCAACCAGGCCGCGCTGGCCCTCGAGGTCGCCGCCGCCCGTCAGAGCCGGGAGAGGCTCCACGTGCTGGACGAGCGCGACCGCATCGCCCGGGACCTGCACGACCACGTCATCCAGCGCGTCTTCGCCGCCGGACTGACCCTGCAGAGCCTCGCCGCCCAGGAGACCGACCCGGTCCTGCGCCCGCGTCTCGGAGAGCTGGTCGAGCAGATGGACGACATCATCGGCCAGATCCGCGACACCATCTTCGACCTCCACGAGCCGGAGGACCGCACCAGCATCCGCGAGCGGCTGACCGCCGCGGCGGCCGAGGCCAGCCAGGGAGCCGCCCTGCGGCTGTCGACCGGGTTCAAGGGACCGTTGGCCGCGGCCGATGAGCACCTGGGCGACCTGACCGCCGTCGTCCGCGAGGGCATCAGCAACACCGTCAAGCACGCCTCGGCGAGCCGGGTCGCCCTCGAGGTCTCCGCCGACGAGCGGAGCCTCCAGGTCAAGATCGTCGACGACGGCGTGGGCTGGGAACAGGCCGGCCCCCACAGCGGCCTGGAGAACCTGCGGTGGCGGGCCGAGCGGCTCGGGGGTCAGCTCGTCCTCCGGGACAACCCCGACGGTGGCGCCACCCTGGTCTGGCGCATCCCGCTGCAGGAGGCGTCGTGA
- a CDS encoding SHOCT domain-containing protein, protein MTTQLIPFLHPGPGGPPFFLGGLMFLLLTTALVGGLLLLLARRGRLGPPPAFFRSPEHDARTTLANRFANGDISTEEFLERASVLNWTPGVHDPADPNRRPPKR, encoded by the coding sequence ATGACCACACAGCTCATCCCGTTCCTGCACCCGGGCCCCGGCGGCCCGCCCTTCTTCCTCGGAGGCCTGATGTTCCTGCTGCTCACCACCGCCCTCGTCGGCGGCCTGCTCCTGCTGCTGGCCAGGCGCGGACGCCTCGGTCCGCCGCCGGCCTTCTTCCGCTCCCCCGAGCACGACGCCCGCACCACGCTGGCCAACCGGTTCGCCAACGGGGACATCTCCACCGAGGAGTTCCTGGAGCGTGCCTCCGTCCTCAACTGGACGCCGGGGGTCCACGACCCCGCCGATCCCAACCGCAGGCCGCCGAAGCGCTGA
- a CDS encoding response regulator has product MSATPITVFLLDDHELVRRGLNDLLASAEGIVVVGEAGTAEEARRRIPACAPAVAILDVRLPDGSGIDVCRDVLSSLPGTRCLMLTSYDDEEALFSAVMAGAAGYLLKQIRGNSLVEAIRHVAAGRSLIDPAMTRQLMQRMRHPPAAETADQDQLTEREGQILDLIADGLTNRQIAERLFLAEKTVKNYVSGLLAKLGMQRRTQAAVYGAARRRDVPGRQRRPGGTGPEDRT; this is encoded by the coding sequence GTGAGCGCCACCCCGATCACCGTGTTCCTCCTGGACGACCACGAGCTGGTCCGTCGCGGTCTCAACGACCTGCTCGCCTCGGCCGAGGGCATCGTCGTGGTGGGGGAGGCGGGCACCGCCGAGGAGGCCAGACGGCGGATCCCGGCGTGCGCGCCGGCGGTCGCCATCCTCGACGTCAGGCTGCCCGACGGTTCGGGGATCGACGTCTGCCGCGACGTGCTGTCCTCGCTCCCGGGGACCCGCTGCCTGATGCTCACCTCCTACGACGACGAGGAGGCCCTCTTCTCGGCGGTGATGGCCGGTGCGGCCGGGTACCTGCTCAAGCAGATCCGGGGCAACTCCCTGGTCGAGGCCATCCGGCACGTCGCCGCGGGCCGGTCCCTGATCGACCCCGCCATGACCCGGCAGCTGATGCAGCGGATGCGCCACCCCCCGGCAGCCGAGACCGCCGACCAGGACCAGCTCACCGAGCGGGAGGGCCAGATCCTGGACCTGATCGCGGACGGGCTGACCAACCGGCAGATCGCCGAGCGGCTGTTCCTGGCCGAGAAGACGGTCAAGAACTACGTCTCCGGACTGCTGGCCAAGCTGGGCATGCAGCGTCGCACCCAGGCCGCCGTCTACGGTGCCGCCCGGCGGCGCGACGTCCCCGGGCGGCAGCGACGACCAGGAGGGACCGGACCCGAGGACAGGACCTAG
- a CDS encoding universal stress protein, with protein MDHERAFPEPDDDDIEPAPAAAVVVGHDGSAEADHALETALEVASGLGAPLTVVRAWSMVTAPRPAGWTFGYVPSADEFAGAVLAELESDAEPLVSRFPDVTVSHRAHHAGPARALIESSRDVRMLVVGSRGLGGFRGMVLGSTSDKCVRYAHCPVLVTRLPG; from the coding sequence GTGGACCACGAGAGAGCCTTCCCCGAGCCCGACGACGACGACATCGAACCGGCCCCGGCGGCGGCCGTCGTGGTGGGCCACGACGGGTCGGCCGAGGCCGACCACGCACTGGAGACGGCTCTGGAGGTCGCCTCCGGTCTGGGTGCGCCGCTGACCGTCGTCCGGGCCTGGTCCATGGTGACCGCCCCACGGCCGGCCGGCTGGACGTTCGGCTACGTGCCGTCGGCGGACGAGTTCGCGGGCGCGGTGCTCGCCGAGCTCGAGTCCGACGCCGAGCCGCTGGTGTCTCGCTTCCCCGACGTGACGGTCAGCCACCGGGCCCACCACGCCGGTCCGGCCCGGGCCCTGATCGAGTCGTCGCGCGACGTCCGGATGCTGGTGGTGGGCAGCCGGGGCCTGGGCGGCTTCCGCGGGATGGTCCTGGGTTCCACCAGCGACAAGTGCGTGCGGTACGCGCACTGCCCGGTCCTGGTCACCCGCCTCCCCGGCTGA
- a CDS encoding sensor histidine kinase, producing the protein MAAGRAHPPARRLLLDVPLALLVGAGTWFSLVVSRFTPGRAGGPPWRGDGPRDWPDGPGPGADVPWLLALLLALVVVSLALRRVRTVPALVGVAAGTAGLLAAGASAWPLLLAPALALAALTSSRPPASWWRWTLVLVPVLVAPWWPSGAGRTALETASATTVALLVWVLAALAGLLGRSRRLAWRRARDEELRQSADAERLRIAREVHDLVGHSLSVITMQAGVALHVVNRRPEQAEEALRAIRRTGLDAMSELRSTLGVFRGEQDTHPPAGVERLPTLVADLRSAGQEVALRVDPALGVVAPSVSHAVYRIVQESLTNVSRHAPAAAAEVDVRREGDVLVVEVADSGPLLTAAPPTPGHGIAGMTERARALGGTLEVAARPGGGVLVRATIPVEEAR; encoded by the coding sequence ATGGCAGCAGGCAGGGCGCACCCGCCCGCGCGGCGCCTGCTCCTCGACGTCCCCCTGGCGCTGCTGGTGGGAGCGGGCACCTGGTTCTCGCTGGTGGTCTCCCGGTTCACCCCCGGACGTGCCGGTGGGCCGCCGTGGCGCGGGGACGGCCCGCGGGACTGGCCCGACGGCCCGGGCCCTGGCGCCGACGTCCCCTGGCTGCTGGCGCTGCTCCTCGCCCTGGTCGTGGTGTCGCTGGCCCTGCGCCGGGTGCGCACGGTGCCGGCGCTGGTCGGGGTCGCCGCCGGCACGGCCGGGCTGCTCGCCGCGGGTGCCTCGGCGTGGCCGCTGCTCCTGGCCCCCGCGCTCGCCCTGGCCGCCCTGACCTCCTCCCGCCCACCGGCGTCCTGGTGGCGCTGGACGCTGGTGCTGGTCCCGGTGCTGGTGGCGCCGTGGTGGCCCTCCGGCGCTGGGCGGACCGCCCTGGAGACGGCCTCGGCCACCACCGTGGCGCTGCTGGTGTGGGTGCTGGCGGCCCTGGCCGGGCTGCTCGGCCGCTCCCGCCGGCTGGCCTGGCGCCGGGCCCGTGACGAGGAGCTGCGCCAGTCCGCCGACGCCGAGCGGCTGCGGATCGCCCGGGAGGTGCACGACCTGGTCGGGCACTCGCTGTCGGTGATCACCATGCAGGCCGGGGTGGCCCTGCACGTGGTCAACCGCCGGCCGGAGCAGGCCGAGGAGGCGCTGCGGGCCATCCGGCGCACCGGTCTGGACGCCATGAGCGAGCTCCGCTCGACGCTGGGGGTCTTCCGCGGCGAGCAGGACACCCACCCCCCGGCCGGGGTGGAGCGGCTGCCCACCCTGGTGGCCGACCTGCGCTCCGCCGGCCAGGAGGTGGCGCTGCGGGTGGACCCGGCCCTGGGCGTCGTGGCGCCCTCGGTCTCCCACGCGGTGTACCGGATCGTGCAGGAGTCGCTGACCAACGTCTCGCGCCACGCCCCCGCCGCGGCCGCCGAGGTCGACGTCCGGCGCGAGGGCGACGTCCTGGTGGTCGAGGTAGCCGACTCCGGGCCGCTGCTGACCGCGGCGCCACCGACCCCGGGACACGGCATCGCCGGGATGACCGAGCGGGCCCGGGCCCTCGGTGGCACGCTGGAGGTCGCCGCCCGACCCGGTGGCGGCGTGCTGGTCCGGGCCACGATCCCGGTGGAGGAGGCCCGATGA